The following proteins are encoded in a genomic region of Ornithinibacillus sp. 4-3:
- a CDS encoding MarR family winged helix-turn-helix transcriptional regulator, which yields MSEKTIFDILHQMDTFTNSVMIKWNKMFNEDLGVSNVLTLGFINNNKKARPSDISKKLGLTPPTVTHLVEKLVKKELVERVLDDSDRRIIYLVITEKGKEVLKRANIEGQVLRREMFLKLTEEERAQLLALYEKLNS from the coding sequence GTGTCTGAAAAAACAATATTTGATATTTTACACCAGATGGATACATTTACAAATAGCGTGATGATTAAATGGAATAAGATGTTTAATGAAGATTTAGGTGTGTCGAATGTTTTAACGCTAGGCTTTATTAATAACAATAAAAAAGCCCGCCCCTCTGATATTTCGAAAAAATTGGGGTTAACACCTCCAACAGTGACTCATTTAGTAGAGAAATTAGTAAAGAAAGAGTTAGTTGAGCGAGTGCTGGATGATTCCGATCGCCGTATCATTTACTTGGTTATTACAGAAAAAGGAAAAGAAGTATTAAAACGAGCGAATATAGAAGGACAAGTTCTACGTCGGGAAATGTTCTTAAAATTAACTGAGGAAGAAAGAGCGCAATTACTAGCATTATATGAAAAATTGAATTCATGA